From Ptychodera flava strain L36383 chromosome 2, AS_Pfla_20210202, whole genome shotgun sequence, the proteins below share one genomic window:
- the LOC139147939 gene encoding zinc finger protein 418-like isoform X1 — translation MEIMNKDCPLSDFEPCERSNCNGGSGTGSALNNNCGVPQACQECCSIFKSLKRFDKMHELVKPLETLTEKLYQEYQDDTLSMKDASIIVQSIMQNCCITLEYSSMSNRENSNEDLTPWYEGNHIEHRSTLHKDSFHLMQCHSHNGDSYDGEISTECGENCGENSNDGAHSLNSRAQEIECGESAESYSDNMYLKGLAVIHSDLTPFQHSECSETFIQNDNHEIHELTNSNIRPYKCEECDKTFTDKSGLKSHMLSHSEMRPHQCGECGKSFKRKHHVLNHMLIHSGVRPHNVESVVKHSHGSAVL, via the exons ATGGAAATAATGAACAAGGACTGTCCTCTTTCGGATTTTGAGCCCTGTGAAAGATCGAACTGCAATGGCGGCAGTGGCACTGGAAGTGCACTCAATAACAACTGTGGCGTTCCACAAGCCTGTCAAG AGTGTtgttcaattttcaaatctctAAAACGTTTCGACAAAATGCATGAGCTTGTGAAACCATTAGAGACACTGACTGAAAAGCTGTATCAAGAATATCAAGACGATACATTATCAATGAAAG ATGCATCAATAATTGTACAGAGCATTATGCAAAACTGCTGTATAACATTGGAATACAGTTCCATGTCCAACCGAGAGAACAGCAACGAAGACCTGACTCCATGGTATGAGGGCAATCATATTGAACACCGATCTACATTACACAAAGATTCCTTCCATTTGATGCAGTGCCATTCTCATAATGGGGACAGCTATGACGGTGAAATCAGCACTGAGTGTGGTGAAAATTGTGGGGAAAACAGCAATGATGGAGCACATAGCTTGAACTCAAGGGCACAAGAAATTGAATGTGGAGAAAGTGCTGAGTCCTACAGCGACAACATGTATCTCAAGGGGCTTGCAGTGATCCATTCTGATCTCACACCATTCCAACACAGTGAGTGCAGTGAAACATTTATTCagaatgacaatcatgagataCATGAGTTGACCAactcaaatatcagaccatatAAATGCGAGGAGTGTGATAAAACATTCACAGACAAGAGCGGTCTTAAGAGTCATATGCTGAGCCATTCGGAGATGAGACCCCATCAATGTGGAGAGTGTGGTAAATCATTCAAAAGGAAGCACCATGTACTGaaccatatgttgatccattctggtgtcagaccacaCAATGTagagagtgtggtaaaacattcacatggAAGCGCTGTCTTATAA
- the LOC139119266 gene encoding zinc finger protein 562-like, producing the protein MNKDCPLSDMEPCERSNCNGGGGTGSAFNNNCGVPQACQDASIIVQSIMQNCCITLEYGSMSNRENSNEDLNPWHEGNHIEHQSTLHKDSFHLMQCHSHNGDSYDGEISTECGENYVRNSNDGAHCLNNSGAQEIECEKSVETYKHNKGLAVNHPDLTPFQHSECSETLIQNDNRETHVLTNSNIRQECGKTFTDKSGLKSHC; encoded by the exons ATGAACAAGGACTGTCCTCTTTCGGATATGGAGCCCTGTGAAAGATCGAACTGCAATGGCGGCGGTGGCACTGGAAGTGCATTCAACAACAACTGTGGCGTTCCACAAGCCTGTCAAG ATGCATCAATAATTGTACAGAGCATTATGCAAAACTGCTGTATAACATTGGAATACGGTTCCATGTCCAACCGAGAGAACAGCAATGAAGACCTGAATCCATGGCATGAGGGCAATCATATTGAACACCAATCTACATTACACAAAGATTCCTTCCATTTGATGCAGTGCCATTCTCATAATGGGGACAGCTATGATGGTGAAATCAGCACTGAGTGTGGTGAAAATTATGTGAGAAACAGCAATGATGGAGCGCATTGCTTGAACAACTCTGGGGCACAAGAAATTGAATGTGAAAAAAGTGTTGAGACCTACAAACACAACAAGGGGCTTGCAGTGAACCATCCTGATCTCACACCATTCCAACACAGTGAGTGCAGTGAAACATTAATTCAGAATGACAATCGTGAGACACATGTGTTGACCAACTCAAATATCAGACaggagtgtggtaaaacattcacagacAAGAGCGGTCTCAAAAGTCATTGCTGA
- the LOC139119188 gene encoding acidic phospholipase A2 PA-3-like → MTLHMVTRYRPLGFLFCVCFLIARSFAEEDSPEPAGSSEGTVGTSNVLHFGAMIFCATGRNPLDYNGYGCYCGFGGGGKAVDAVDSCCEVHDNCYGDAIKESGCPSWYPYVASYNAVCVACLPSWSYGFHPLRECKHAICKCDSAAAKCFAGNTYNKSYKDYDKKKNC, encoded by the exons ATGACGCTTCACATGGTTACAAGATACCGTCCTCTGGGTTTcctgttttgtgtgtgttttctcATAGCGCGCTCCTTCGCTGAGGAAGACAGTCCGGAACCAG CTGGATCAAGTGAAGGAACGGTTGGTACGTCAAACGTCCTGCACTTTGGAGCTATGATATTCTGTGCAACAGGAAGAAACCCATTGGATTACAATGGCTATGGCTGTTACTGCGGCTTTGGTGGAGGTGGCAAGGCAGTGGATGCTGTAGACAG TTGCTGTGAGGTGCACGACAACTGCTACGGCGATGCCATCAAAGAATCAGGATGTCCGTCATGGTATCCCTACGTTGCTTCATACAATGCCGTGTGTGTTGCTTGCT TGCCCAGTTGGAGTTACGGTTTCCACCCTCTAAGAGAATGCAAGCACGCCATCTGCAAGTGTGATTCCGCTGCCGCGAAGTGCTTTGCTGGGAACACTTACAACAAGAGTTACAAAGACTACGATAAGAAGAAAAACTGTTAA
- the LOC139147939 gene encoding gastrula zinc finger protein XlCGF7.1-like isoform X2: protein MEIMNKDCPLSDFEPCERSNCNGGSGTGSALNNNCGVPQACQDASIIVQSIMQNCCITLEYSSMSNRENSNEDLTPWYEGNHIEHRSTLHKDSFHLMQCHSHNGDSYDGEISTECGENCGENSNDGAHSLNSRAQEIECGESAESYSDNMYLKGLAVIHSDLTPFQHSECSETFIQNDNHEIHELTNSNIRPYKCEECDKTFTDKSGLKSHMLSHSEMRPHQCGECGKSFKRKHHVLNHMLIHSGVRPHNVESVVKHSHGSAVL from the exons ATGGAAATAATGAACAAGGACTGTCCTCTTTCGGATTTTGAGCCCTGTGAAAGATCGAACTGCAATGGCGGCAGTGGCACTGGAAGTGCACTCAATAACAACTGTGGCGTTCCACAAGCCTGTCAAG ATGCATCAATAATTGTACAGAGCATTATGCAAAACTGCTGTATAACATTGGAATACAGTTCCATGTCCAACCGAGAGAACAGCAACGAAGACCTGACTCCATGGTATGAGGGCAATCATATTGAACACCGATCTACATTACACAAAGATTCCTTCCATTTGATGCAGTGCCATTCTCATAATGGGGACAGCTATGACGGTGAAATCAGCACTGAGTGTGGTGAAAATTGTGGGGAAAACAGCAATGATGGAGCACATAGCTTGAACTCAAGGGCACAAGAAATTGAATGTGGAGAAAGTGCTGAGTCCTACAGCGACAACATGTATCTCAAGGGGCTTGCAGTGATCCATTCTGATCTCACACCATTCCAACACAGTGAGTGCAGTGAAACATTTATTCagaatgacaatcatgagataCATGAGTTGACCAactcaaatatcagaccatatAAATGCGAGGAGTGTGATAAAACATTCACAGACAAGAGCGGTCTTAAGAGTCATATGCTGAGCCATTCGGAGATGAGACCCCATCAATGTGGAGAGTGTGGTAAATCATTCAAAAGGAAGCACCATGTACTGaaccatatgttgatccattctggtgtcagaccacaCAATGTagagagtgtggtaaaacattcacatggAAGCGCTGTCTTATAA